A single genomic interval of Nymphalis io chromosome 30, ilAglIoxx1.1, whole genome shotgun sequence harbors:
- the LOC126780160 gene encoding uncharacterized protein LOC126780160 encodes MDGLPSICVSFELVVRDYTRVKCRIIRKKKLVLAYYLYKKKQKEIEKRKRSSWVHPILLEREKYGAFQTLFTQLEEDETKFYNYFRMKKETFQLLLTAIYDKIRHEDTDMRKSISPAERLAVTIRYLAAGNTFSDLHYSFRMGIKTISCIVQEVFEALWETLSPIFMKLPSEDEWLTIAKNFETNANFPHCLGAIDGKHIRIIKPEESGSMFFNYKHYFSIVFKETEFWKRIVGDKLNIPRPKQLPGAGSEYLMYLLLMKLSLYINTYFVLTVGINLTQ; translated from the exons ATGGATGGACTGCCGTCTATATGCGTTAGTTTTGAACTGGTAGTCAGAGATTACACACGTGTGAAATGtcgaataataagaaaaaaaaaactcgtattgGCCTACTATTTGTACAAGAAGAAAcaaaaagaaatagaaaaaCGTAAAAGGTCATCGTGGGTGCATCCTATATTATTGGAAAGGGAAAAATATGGTGCATTTCAAACTCTTTTTACGCAGTTGGAAGAAGATGAaactaaattttacaattattttcggATGAAGAAAGAAACCTTTCAACTATTATTAACAGccatatatgataaaataagacACGAGGATACTGACATGCGTAAATCTATTTCCCCGGCAGAGAGATTAGCCGTTACGATAAG ATATTTAGCTGCAGGGAACACATTTAGTGATCTACATTACAGTTTCAGAATGGGTATAAAAACTATCAGCTGTATTGTACAAGAAGTATTTGAAGCATTGTGGGAAACCCTTTCTCCAATTTTTATGAAACTACCATCGGAAGACGAATGGTTAACAATAGCAAAAAATTTCGAGACGAATGCAAATTTTCCTCATTGCTTGGGAGCCATTGACGGCAAACATATTAGAATCATCAAGCCAGAAGAAAGTGGATCAATGTTTTTCAACTACAAGCACTATTTCTCAATAGTATTTAAAGAAACAGAATTTTGGAAAAGAATAGTAggcgataaattaaatattcctcGACCTAAGCAGTTGCCAGGTGCAGGCAGTGAATACCTTATGTATTTGTTGCTGATGAAGCTTTCGCTTTACATCAACACGTACTTCGTCCTTACGGTGGGCATCAACTtgactcaataa